In Salvia miltiorrhiza cultivar Shanhuang (shh) chromosome 4, IMPLAD_Smil_shh, whole genome shotgun sequence, the DNA window TAGCTTTTGAAAATGGGACGCGGCCCTGTTCGTTCGAGCCATGAGGTGATGATCGAGCGAAGACTCAACCGTCGACGGCGAACCATGACGACGTACAGTGGCGCGCTGGACTCGTGCCCAGCAGCGGTGGTTCCAAGGGCAGCTGCTGCGCTTTTAAGAGGCGTTAGGGCTCGACCAGTAGTCAGAGCAGAGAGAGGGAAGAGCAGAGTCGAGAGGTCAGAGCAGAGAGCGAGGGGCAGAGCAGAGAGTAGAGAGGGCAGTGCAGAGAGAGATAAGAGCAGAGAGCGAGGGGcagagcagagagcgagagGGCAGAGCAGAGAGTGAGAGATGGCAGTACAGCTTCGCCAGACCTCAGAGCGGCGACAGCAACGGCCGCTCGCCGGTTGCATGTTGACGGCGGCGAAGGCGGGTTTGATTTTCTGATTTCAGAAAAGAAAGGCCAAGCCTTCCATTGTTCTGTCAGTTTGAGAGAGAGGATAGTGAGACGGTAAGGTGTGCCGCCCTCGGCCAGGCACGGCCAcgccggcagcggcggcggcgctcgcCTCGGCTGGAGacggatcgagagagagagagaaccgatggGAGAGTCTGTTTTGAGGAGAGAGAGGGACCGAGTGGGGGAGATAAGGAAGTGTTGGGCAAAAATTTTGGGCTTGTCATTTATTTGTTTTGGGCcaccttttttttatttgggccGATTTCATATTAGTAGAATGGGCTGTAATTATTCAAGCCACTCTTATTTAAATCTTTGACTACCTTATATTTGGGccttttattttggattaatttcattattattcttttatatttatttaagctCGATAAATTATCATCCAGTGGAGATTGTGTGGAAAAACTCGATAAAATTTAGTACactttatttcaaattttaaagattatgtggaaaaactaaaatttgtcCAGACTTTATGTATTTTAAGAAATTTCCGCATAAAAATATACCTATAAGGATATAATTAATCTTGCAATGCCACTTGTTCTACTTAATTCTATCTTTAGATCATATTGGCATGATCACATGGCCTTCAAAAGGAAGAATGAGTGATGATGGCTGCATGACGTGATcatgactctctctctctccccccctcCCCAAGAATTTGGGAGAACATTGGCATTCAAAATTAAGTAGATGAGTTGCATGCATGAAAATGCATTAGCAGCAGATGATTTTCAGATGGATCTTGATATAAGATCCATCTGAAAATCATCTGTATTATATCAAGATTCATCTTAAAATCATCTGTTGCTAGTGCATTTTCATGCATGCAACTCATCTGCTTGGAATAGAATTTCAATGCATTCATTAGGGAATTAATTTGGTCTCAAGAAATTCGGTAGAGGAGAATGAGATTGGAGGCTAAAGactcaatattttattttttccttaaGTTTGAAACTAAGTTGATGGTTTATTAATTCTTGAAAGGATTATGTTTTAGTGTCAAAGCCATTTATACACATAAATAAATGCTTAAAATTAATGGGGGTAAAATAAAGAATTGCCAACAAATTACTATATTGGCATCTAACTTCTTGGCAGTTTGAAACGAAGGTAAGGATAATTATTactagaaaataaatttaatcttcttcatttttgtttATATTATTCTGATAGTCGGCAAGGATATTCCAGGAAAGATTTCAATGGATATGGTGGGCTAATTTAGGTTTTTTGATGTGACATGGGTTATATTTTGAAACATTGAAGAATTGATCAACCTTATTTGGGTTAGATTTTTTATCTGCCTTCGACTCGGAAAAGTATGTTTAATTTGtttgatatatattttaataaatattagctGAATATAGTGTGAACGAAGAAATGGTCCATCTTTATAAGTGAAATGAAGAAATAATAGTGTGACATATATATGGAGAATGTATACATAAAAAAAGCGCCGATTTATCGGCGGCAGCTCCGCCGCCGGCGATTACCGGCGGCTTTCCGACGGCGGAGCTGCCGACCCATAGATTTTGAATATATGGCGTTAATACCGGCGGTAAAATCGCCGCCGGTGTGGCCGCCGGTAAAAATTAAGGCCGCCGGTAAATGTCAATTATAATTACATACGTATGTGGCaattataatcacaaaattataGTGCTTAATTgtacaattataatttttttcccgTATAATCTTATGATTTTATGCACTAGCTAATAACTATATATACTATACTACActtatgaaataataataaatgttatttttaaattataaccCAAACTTTGACAACATAGCAACTTTTTAGcctaatttaaaaatattactacaaAATACAATTTATAATTATCTTTGTTGTTCACTTAATAGTATAAACCAAATTTTCCATCAActtaaattgatatattttcaAGAATCAAGCAtctaaaatagtaataattcttATAAACAACCAGAAATGCATCAATGAAGACTTTCTTAAGTTCCCGAAAATTGTGACATAGAGACTAGTATACgctcattcgtgcgatgcacgacggacatcaaaattaaatgataaatttaaataaataaatataaataattataaaaaattaaaatataaacaaatacagaatatgttttaataaaatataataattcacatgaattactcaataaaattctgaatttaaaaatataaattttcaatttatacaaagtgtaatgataattatagttattaaataaatttaaaaattattttacaatgaaaatttgcactatgcatatattattcatcataataaatatttttatacacaaacataaataaaaagttataatttttatggaatagaaagaaaataaaatattttaaatttttcataacttattcttttaaattcatttttaattatttttatactatattaaatttaagatgcatattgattatttttttcatgatcaaatttgatgacgtttagaaaataattacaatataaaaaagtaaaaagaaaaaaatagcaaaaatttttggtggaagaagaggggaaaaaaaagagaaggaaaaaatACCTTTTTATAtaggttaagtaccaaattctcCCCTATCGATGACGTCCCTATCGCGTGCAAGATCATGTAGTCAGGGTAAGAgatgtttactacctcaacgtggcaaaattgCACCAAATTGTCCTCGCCACTTAACGGAGCTTAACATCGTTAGAAATgaaattctctctctaaacAAATCCTTCATTTCATCTCCCATCCCGGAACCAGAACCATTGTCGCCTCCGTATCCGCCACCGGAACCATATCCAGCACCACCTTGGCCCATGCCAgagcctccaccaccaccactacCCCACCCTCCGCCACTACCTCCATAACCACAAGACAAGATCAcaaccattaaaaaaaaaaccaccaCTAAGAAACTACGTAATTATGTGCCTCCATGATTGGCAAATTACAAGACAAGAGAATTAAGGAGGTGGTGGCGGCGCTCCGCCATTATAGGGCAGCATATTCATGGTGATGGAGTGGAAGATGTGAAGAAgagaaaattgaaatttaaaaaccgGAAACTCTGGATGTATTTTGATTTAGGGGAAGGGAATAAGAGAAGAAGTGAGGGGGAAGGAGAGAAGCGGCCACACTGCGCCCAAAGCAGCGAGAACCGGCGACGTCCGCTAGAACAGAGTCGGTGTGTGTCTGTGCGCCCTGTATCAAACAGAGAAGGGGAGGAGGCCCGGCGGCGCAGGGGGGTATTTGGTCCCGTTTCTACCGTTCAATtttcatattaattaaaaaaaatggacgGTGTTATTGTCCGTTAAGTGGCGGGGGAATTTGGTGcaattttgccacgttgagatAATAAACAGTTCTAACCCTGATTATagggtcctgtacgcgatagggacgtcatcgatagggggaaatttggtacttaacctttttatatattatatagattagtaCAGGttatattcataaaaaaaattaaattcacgCTATATTAATCTTTTAATATttcatactccatccgttccacCGAATTTGAgtcgtatttctttttgggctgtTCCGCCGagcttgagtcatttccttttttgccaaaaattaggcaatttaaagcactaatttacaaaattaattgcaccccttattaccttctctctcttactttatcactttattacattctctcttctaTAGTCTCACTTTtatattacacacttaaaacactaatctacaactttttaattctcgtgcccaaaagaaacgtcTCAAGCTTTgcaggacagagggagtactattttcaTGAAAACTACGACTTCATCTTTTTCTTCGACTGACACGCGTattactaaataaaatattgagCTAACAAGTTGAAGAACTATGTGTTGTCTTATTAGTGGAGGTTTTTTTATTGTCGTtgaaaattaatgtaatttccATTGAAAACCCAGTTTTTGGAATGTTGGGTttgttttattcatttttcttttttttactaaaagAAAGTAAGAAACCAACAGTACATGCCGATACTTACGTGAActtaatttgataaaaaaagaaagaaagaaaagaggaACATGTTCAGCAGATTATACATGTCATGATGTACCCCCTACAATAattgcatatatatatgaaattaatacatgaattaaaatgatatttttcccttctatttttcaacttttttatGCGCATCACaatttttttgcaaaaaaattaaaaatgaagtGCGAATAAATTCTAGATAATGGAGGTAGGGTAAAAGTGTTGATTGAATGAAGAAACagacaagaaattaaaatcctttATCCAACAAGAACGACAAATTGCAATTTCACATCTTATCTTATGTTGTGACATTTGGGATAGTAGATGAAGATTAGCACAGATGTTTAGTAAGTTCGGATCACATCACATGAAAGTCATTGTCTCGAGGGTTGAGACCAACATGTTTACCCGCAATCACTATTTGTACAACATAATTTTCCCTATAATTAGGTTGTCACATTTTGATTTTGCattgaataattaatataaCATTAAAATTGCTTGGTCTATCAATTAGGTCAACCGAAAAGGCATGCATTACAATTGCCACGTCATGTTACAACATTACAACTTaatgcaaaccaaacaatttAGACATCAAATGCTGCACGAAATTGCAATTTGAAACGGCTAATGGCTCGTAAACGAGCTGAATACTAAAAGGCTCAAGTTCGatttgtttaaattttttaatgttTCGAGTTCGATTCGAGCTTGATTTGTCAGATGTTCGTATAAAATGATATTCGAACTCGAATTTGTTAATAACTCATAAAAGGAttgaaaaatattcaaaatgtGTTCTTGATCTTAATCAATATGTTACTAGAACTCAagctcgactcgtttaaggctcgtgcacTTACTTGATTGAAAGTTCATGGACATGCTCGTGaactcgagctcggctcgataaatCATCGAGCTCGAAATCAGGTTCGAGATCGTCTCGTCTACTAATTGAATCGAGCTTCgaataaatttttttgaattaaatatcGAATAACTTGCAAGTAGCTATGTTCATTTACAGTCTCAATATACGTGAAGCTTATAgatcattaattatatataagtaTTATGCTCAATTCCATAAACTGAGGGGATCCCAATTTGTGTCGTTGAAGAAAAAGAATCAAGCACAAGTATAGTCAATTTAGCAGTTAAAATGAAGAGAAGGAATGGGTGTGTGTCGTTTTTTGGGCAATGAGAAGAGATTTTGAAAGTCTGATTTAGATTAACTTATTAATATCACTGCGGTTAACAGttccgaaaaaaaaattagaattaatcCGGATCGTACAACCTTGTAAAAGATGCGACAGCTCATCACAAAAATCATTGTTTTGAATTCTGAGAGATCATCAGATTAATTGGAGGGCCTGTTGATAAGAACGAATAAAATTGTCGTCCACCTACAGTTTTTTACTAAATTATTTTTCCAATTTCGTTTTGTTGCTGATGGAATTCATGTAAAATGACTAGAAGCACCCTATgtcgaatttaaataataaaaaatacaaattaattgagctaattaactaaataaattgtcCCTTGTGCAATTTAGACATCTCTTTTAAAACACTTCAATTATGACCTTTTAAAATCACGTCATTTCGGAGATAAAATTGTGGGTGTCGAAATTACTGCAAATCAAAAGGTGAAATCATTATTGAAATAATTTCAAAAGTAGTTCCGAAACTGCAAAATGGATAAGAAAGAATAGTAATTTATTATCCATTAACCCTTAAAATTCACCGTTACATAATTCCccattattataaaaatttcggaAACTAGTATTACAATTAAGGGACTTGCAGGAAtgtaacattaaaaaaataaaagacacaTTGTTGTTGCAAAACTATTACTCCATATGGGACTTGCAGGAAATAACATGAAATCATTATTGAAATATTTCAGAAGTGGTTCCGAAATTGCAAAATagatcaaaaagaaaattgaaaatagtGATATGTCGGAAATTAACCTTCAAAATTCATGCTAACATAAATCCAAAATAAATTTCCCTTATTCTGTCTTTTctaattaattagaaataaaaaatatcacgGGAATATTGGTAGGTAATTCTGATTAATTTCATGTCTACACTCGATTTAACAGTATTATGGACTACAAATGGACTGCTAATCAAGCCCTGGGTAAAAAGTTGATACTCATAAACTTGAAAGTAATGGAAAACATTTATTAAGATATTAATTATAGAGAGTAAACATCCAAGAAGAATTCAAGAAGGAAAGAAGACTTCACCGGGAACTTTACCTTAATAAATTATTTCGTGATATATGACCAATGGAGTAGTCTCTcctcaaattttattttattttttgtgtcaGCATCTTGCACCTACTTGATATcaacacatatatatttatatgtttgtaTATAAATGATTGATCATGTCTACTTCCAcacctcatctctctctctctctctccatagaGCCACCAAGAAGATGATGCAACCGGAGCTGCTTATGCCCACATGGCCAAACTACAACTTTGCTTGCTCACCGTTTGATCAAAAGGTGTTGTATGATCAAGAAATGGATCTTTGTGTGGTTGATGACTGTGATTTTTCCTATTCATTCATCACATCACCTCAAGACTCCTCTGTTTTGTCTTCAAACTCATGCATCCCAGCCATGATCCTAGATGAGTATCTTGATCTAAAAGATTCGTGCAACGAATTTCAAACATCTTCAGCCATGGATGGAATGGAGATCATTTCAAGAGGAGATATTGAGGGGATATGTGAATGGATAAATGGAGATGGATACATCCAAGAAGATTCCTCCTCTCATGATCTAGTCATGGAAGGAGATGATGGTTGGAGCCCTTCTCTCTCCTCGGATTCCCACGCCCTGGCAGAGACGGATGCAGAGCTCACTCTGATCCATCTGATGAGGGCGTATGGGGAGGCTGAGGAGAATGGGGAGAGGGAGCTAGGCGAGGTGCTTGTGGGGGCGATAAATGGCAAGAGTAGCCCACTTGGAAGCACAAGTGAGCGCGTTGCATACAACTTGTTTGGAGCAAAGGAGGGCCGTGGAGAGGAGAACCTCATGGCCGCGTTCAGAGTGATGTACCAGGGCCTCCCAAATGGGAGACTAGCACATTTCACTGCGAACGCGGCCATTCTTGACTCCATCCCAGATGATGTTGGGATGGTGCAAATTGTGGATTTTGACATGGGAGAGGGGATCCAATGGCCTCCGTTGATGGAGGCGTTGGGGCGGAAGGGGAAGGCCGTGAGGATCACGTCGTTGAGAAGAGAAGAGGAATGcacttcttcttgttggaggtTTGAGGACACCAAGAAAAGGCTTCTATCACAAGGCAAGCAATGTGGGGTGAAGCTCCAAGTTGAAGAAAAGAGTGTTGAGGAAGTTGGTGTTGAGATGTTGAGGATGAAGAGAGAAGGGCAGGGCAGAGATTGGGTGGTGTTCAACTGCATGGTGGGGCTTCCACACATGGGCAGACGACGGCCTAGAGCGAGTGTGGAAGGATTTTTGAAGGAAGGCAAGGCTATGCTGGCTGGTTTTGGGGGCATTGTGGTGCTCGGAGATGGAGAAGCGAGGGATGATCCGGACGGCTGCTGCAGCTACGCCTCCTATTTTGATAGCATGCAGAGGCATTACCAAGGTGTGTTTGAATCTTTGGAGAGGAATTTTCCGGTTTATCTTGCGGAGGCGAGGGCGGCCATGGAGAGTCTGTTTTTGGGGCCTTTGATGTGTCCGGTTGCCTGGTTCCGGGACTGGGAGGAGACGAGGAAAGGCCGCGATTTTCACAACGAGACTCAGTTGGAAGGAAGGAAGCTTAGGTTGGACAGCTTGGTTGAAGCTAAGGAGATGGTGGTTGAAGGGGAGAATTCATATAGTGTTAAGATAGAAGGTGTGAGGGAACATGAAATGGTGTTGCGATGGAAGGAGACACCACTAGTTCGAGTTTCCACTTGGATTTGAATGACACCGGAAACCGGTTGTGCCTGTGAATGTATTAGTATTCTATGATTGTAATGTATAAATGTAATGTAGAGTATAAGTCTATAAGAATAGGATAATTTATAAGAAGGTAAGTCGAGTTAACGAATTGAGTTGAGTTGAGCATAGTAAGCAAGATAGAGCAGAGGTGTTTAATATAAACATGTGAATTCACAATACAAGTATTATCCATCACAAAGTGACATAAATAGCAACTCAACCTATTCGAAGTATACGGAGACAAGCGGGATATCAACGTCGTTGTCGTCTTCGTCCTCGCAAGCAACGACGACATCGAAATGACGGCGGTACGGAGGCAGCTCGGCTTTCGCGACATCTCTGACCAAATCCACCATCTTCCTGTCCATGCGGTCCGCATGCCTCGGGAACATACTGTTGTACAGCAAGCAGCTACCGTACGAGATGCTGTACGCGTTCAAGCCCTTGTCTTTAAGCCATTGGAGAAACTTTCTCAGAGTCGGGTCGCCCCTCAGCACCCACCGGTCCCAAACAGTCCAGCTCAGGTCACGGTGCTTCACGGATGTAGCTGCAGCAGGCTCCGCCATCGAGAAAAAGGGAGTTGCAAGATTTACAAACGTATCCCTGTagtcttccagtttgtgatgtCCATCGAGAACCTTGTAGAGCTCGAGGCAGACGAACCCTGTGGCCATGGCCGTAGAGGTTGCGATGGCAGGGATTATCCTGCCGGCAATGAACTTGGCTTTCAGCTTATCAACTTCGGGAATACTATAGTTTCGGGCCCTCATATTCGCGAGACCAGCAATCATGTCCATATGGAAGTTGCTATCGTCATCCTgcaagaaagaagaaagaaagaaagcaagcaaaaaataaacaaaattatctCATGACAAAAAGAGGCTAACAGACTGTATGTTTCTTTCTATGTTTTGACCACAAATAAATAACTCATGACAAAATTATCatattttgtactccctccgtcccaaacgaaatgtcctatttcttttcgtcaaggagattaagaaatgtgtataaagtagataaagtgggttggtggaaattatttaaatattaagtatagagagagagtgtattgccaaaaaaggaaacaagacatttcgtttgggacagcccaaaaagaaaaacaggacatttcgtttgggacggagagagtattaatcAATATAGATGACCATGGTTTTCAACAGTTTGCATAAGCTTTAGAAGAGTTCTTTCCGCACATAAAATCATACGATGGTGAAATAAATTAAGGCCATGAACCAAACCTCCACAAATTTTCTCAAGCAAACAATTGGCAAATGGCATCATAATGTTGAATTTTTTTCAAGGGTTTCAATCAAATCCGTTAACTCTGGCAGAAATAGGGAGAATGTGACTGACCTTTTCAAACTGAATCGGGTTCATCTTGTATCCTACAGGCAACTTTTGCTTGCACGATTCTAATCTCATGACCAACTCATCAATGACAACAGCGTCATCCATGGATGCAGTCGAGAGACTAGTAGCTTTTTCATCTGTCACAATCTTCGCATCTCTCCTTGGCATGAAATCAGGAACGATTACTTTGTCCACAGCATCGGCCAACTTAGCTGGAGACTTCACCCAATCAGGAACTGGAATGGCAAAAGTTTCTGCACGCAGTATGGCAGCTGCCAAGACAAAGTTTATATGACTCGAATCCTCATTGGAGAAGTGGACTGGGCGCGGAAAACGTTTTGGTGCAGACCAAAAGGGAGCGCCAGAGCTAGTAAGAGCATCCTCAGGAAATGTATAGGTTAACTGCTTGACCCTATTAACAAAGTAGTCCTCGAACCTATAATCACAAACAATACAAATTAGAAACTTCTGATAAATATTTAGAACGATCCTATTTAACAATAATAGTAGAAGGTATATGCGATCATACTTCAAGCGCGCCCAGGTAATGCAGTCCTGGAATGTATCACATTTGTCCTTGTCTAGGCATTCAAGAACGCGTTCCAAAATGTCTCGAGCCTGTGCATCACCAGCTTTTTTCATGGCAGATATGTATTCACTAGGACTACTTAGGTAAGCATTCACCTCAGTCGGAGTCTTCTCGAGCAAACCCTCAAATTCTGACCTAGCCCATGTTAAGCAATGGTCGATGTTGTGTGGAAAAGAATGCACGGTGCACATAGGTGCTTGCTTCTCGGGTGGGTCCCGCGTAGCACCATAGTTTTTAGTTAGGTGAGGAATGACCGTCTGAATATTGCACAAGGCACCCAAGGTTCCGGACTCCAAGAGCGGTTTCTGAAAGTATACACACCTTTGATCAATGTAAAGCCTGGCATTTACATTATCTAGAGCATTGATGACAACACTCAAATTCTCCCAAAATGTGTCGTGAAACACATTTTCAGACTCGGGACTCGCCCGATTCTGCAAAGCTTCCACATGAAGACGTGAGTTGATCAAGGTGGCGGCAGAGGAAGCAACAGTAGACTTCGCCTGGCCTATGTTCCAATCTCTAAATAGAAATTGTCGGGTAAGGTTACTCTTTTCTATGACATCATCGTCTGTAATAGTCATTTTTCCTTCATCGCCACAACAAACCCCCATTAAAGCTAAATTTTTCAAGAATTCACACCCTAGTGCACCGGAACCCACAACAAAAACTTTTGCATCCTCAAGTTTCTTCTGCAACTTTGACCCGAATACTGAGATTTGAGCATCATAACGAGAATTCAAGGGCCTCAAATCATTCGGATCCAAGGGTTCCATCGGAAGAGATTCAACAGAATCAAAATAGAAAAACTGCCAAACAAGTAAATTAATGAATCAATATCAGGAAAAAAACTTAATCATGCATAATAGTAACCATCATTTATCTttcgtcaaaaaaaaaaaaaaaaacatcatttATCATTTAGTCTTTTCGTCAGTGTAAATAAGATGCTCCTTCGAATGACTATCTTAAACCAGATGCATGCTAAAAACTAACCTGGACAAGTGGGTGGAACTTGCCAGAGCATGCCTTCACAACCTCTTGTCCAACAAGACCACCAAACAAGGCAGCCATGGGGTTTAGCACGGCCCTAGCACCAAAAGCAAAATTCCTCAGAAGCTTTTCGTCAATTTCTTCCAATTTACCATCCGCAACAGTATTGTTCATATTAGCAGTAATCACTATTAATTTTTGGGCATCTTCTTCTGATCCCGCAAGAGGGAAGCGACCCATCTCTACTCTAAATTTTTCTAGCGCTTGAAAGGCTAGGTGAAGGAGGCGTGGACGATCAAGTTTGGAGAAGTCACTTAGAAGAAAATCACCAGGGTCCTTAAGTGCCTGGTGCAGTGGCTTGAAACTCAACACTTTTGGCTGTTTAACTTGTGTGACAATACCACCTCTCTCATACTGAGCATAGTTTGTCGTATCCTCTTCAATGGAGAATGAATAAGGCCTAGTATTCATTACCTTTCTCGGTTTTCCATCATTCAGTTCTGTCATCCCTCTCACTTCAGAAAATACAACTAGATCTCCATCTTCGAATTCTACTCTCTCATCATCAACACAAGCTACAAGAGCTGGATTATCATTGCTAATAGATGCAATAATTCCGGTGTGCGGATCCTTACCATCAACATCAAGAACTGTAAATTCAGGACCAAAATCACAAAACACGCTACCAAAAAGACCTCGAACTTCAGATTTGATGAAAGCAATCGGAGGTTGATGTCGGTGGCAATAATCATCGAACTCTATGGCTTTCTCTAAGCTAATATCAGTAAATACAACAGCCtgcaaaaataaatttgaatggACGCACAAGAAAAGATTATGGGCCATAAATTAGGTTGTAACACTAAAATAAGTACAAGAGAGGCAAACATAAATTCACCCaaagaaatatataaaaaaataacacatGGAGATTATACAGATATCCAATAAACAAAGAGTTGGTATTAGAAATGAGCTTGCAGGAGCCTAAGTGTAATAGTAAAAAGAATGGTGATTAGAGTGATGCGGGGGAAGCATTCATTTTGCCCTGTATTCTAAATTAATGCCAGAACCTACAAATTGCGAAGGAAAATAATCTGTTTATTATAAGTAACTGCATCATACTAATGGTTATCAGAGACAGGGCTGCATCACTAATAAGGaattaaataattcaaacaTACAAAAGGAAAATGCAAGCTTAAAAGATGTAGAATAGTTTAGCATTCAATTCAAGTAGCAGAACATGCCGGTAACAACAAAATACAATAAGGTCCTTGCCATAATGTACCTGAAAATCGGCCAATTGCTCTTTAGTCATCTCACTAGTTAATGCAGAAATCATCACTGAATTGTTCAGTTCCTGCAATTTTGTTACAGATGCAAGAGCTCTATTTTTGCCTATATCTTCTTCAGAGAAAATAAAGTTGCTTGACAAATCCCATAACTCTACGGTGCCCACATCATGCAGGCTGACAGATTTAACACCAGCAAGAATAAGGTTCTTTGCTGCAAACAAATATAGGCAccattaaaactaaaaaaatcatagtCATTGATATCAAATATTGGAAAGCCAAACAAATACGATATGTGATATGTTTGTCTCAATGCTCTTTTATTACTATAAGATGCCTCAGTTAACAATGTAATATGCAATATGTGgtctcaatatttttttattttaagaggttTCATTTAACAATGAGATATGTGATATGTTTGTCTTGATATTCATTTATTATAAGATGCCTCATTTAACAATGTGATATGCAATATGTTTGTCTAGATATTATTTCATTGTAGAATGCCGCATCTAACAATATACTATATCAATCATCTCACTTTACTATGTGAGTCTAGCATTGCATATTACACTTTACTATGTCCGTCTAGCATATTTCATTGTGGAAtggaatataaaatataatgagcAATAACACAATTCGCCATCTTGGAAATTGTTGAGGCTAAATAGTCTAAATTGGTGATTATCTTGGAAATTGATCTCTATATGTTGATGCTAAAGTGGTAACTTGATCATGAAAATGGATAATCTAGAGACTGTAACTGGTTCGTGAAAATGGATATGACAATGGCAAATTCCTTAATAAATTACTGCAATGAAAGACTCAACTTTTGTTCTCGATTCTTATTTATGAAAAGCTCCAATATCATAAACATTATCGTAACTGATATTATGCACTTACTAAGAAAAGTTTATGTAAAaagatttcattaaaatttactaGTAGTACAATTTATTCACAAACATAAGCACACATCATTACCTATTTCAGCTCCAAGACCTTGCAATCCAGAAATCAGAATATTGG includes these proteins:
- the LOC131022691 gene encoding ubiquitin-activating enzyme E1 1-like isoform X4, whose protein sequence is MAGGSSLNGTVAVGNGKLAIGGGNVSEIDEDLHSRQLAVYGRETMRRLFASNILISGLQGLGAEIAKNLILAGVKSVSLHDVGTVELWDLSSNFIFSEEDIGKNRALASVTKLQELNNSVMISALTSEMTKEQLADFQAVVFTDISLEKAIEFDDYCHRHQPPIAFIKSEVRGLFGSVFCDFGPEFTVLDVDGKDPHTGIIASISNDNPALVACVDDERVEFEDGDLVVFSEVRGMTELNDGKPRKVMNTRPYSFSIEEDTTNYAQYERGGIVTQVKQPKVLSFKPLHQALKDPGDFLLSDFSKLDRPRLLHLAFQALEKFRVEMGRFPLAGSEEDAQKLIVITANMNNTVADGKLEEIDEKLLRNFAFGARAVLNPMAALFGGLVGQEVVKACSGKFHPLVQFFYFDSVESLPMEPLDPNDLRPLNSRYDAQISVFGSKLQKKLEDAKVFVVGSGALGCEFLKNLALMGVCCGDEGKMTITDDDVIEKSNLTRQFLFRDWNIGQAKSTVASSAATLINSRLHVEALQNRASPESENVFHDTFWENLSVVINALDNVNARLYIDQRCVYFQKPLLESGTLGALCNIQTVIPHLTKNYGATRDPPEKQAPMCTVHSFPHNIDHCLTWARSEFEGLLEKTPTEVNAYLSSPSEYISAMKKAGDAQARDILERVLECLDKDKCDTFQDCITWARLKFEDYFVNRVKQLTYTFPEDALTSSGAPFWSAPKRFPRPVHFSNEDSSHINFVLAAAILRAETFAIPVPDWVKSPAKLADAVDKVIVPDFMPRRDAKIVTDEKATSLSTASMDDAVVIDELVMRLESCKQKLPVGYKMNPIQFEKDDDSNFHMDMIAGLANMRARNYSIPEVDKLKAKFIAGRIIPAIATSTAMATGFVCLELYKVLDGHHKLEDYRDTFVNLATPFFSMAEPAAATSVKHRDLSWTVWDRWVLRGDPTLRKFLQWLKDKGLNAYSISYGSCLLYNSMFPRHADRMDRKMVDLVRDVAKAELPPYRRHFDVVVACEDEDDNDVDIPLVSVYFE
- the LOC131022691 gene encoding ubiquitin-activating enzyme E1 1-like isoform X3; this encodes MAGGSSLNGTVAVGNGKLAIGGGNVSEIDEDLHSRQLAVYGRETMRRLFASNILISGLQGLGAEIAKNLILAGVKSVSLHDVGTVELWDLSSNFIFSEEDIGKNRALASVTKLQELNNSVMISALTSEMTKEQLADFQAVVFTDISLEKAIEFDDYCHRHQPPIAFIKSEVRGLFGSVFCDFGPEFTVLDVDGKDPHTGIIASISNDNPALVACVDDERVEFEDGDLVVFSEVRGMTELNDGKPRKVMNTRPYSFSIEEDTTNYAQYERGGIVTQVKQPKVLSFKPLHQALKDPGDFLLSDFSKLDRPRLLHLAFQALEKFRVEMGRFPLAGSEEDAQKLIVITANMNNTVADGKLEEIDEKLLRNFAFGARAVLNPMAALFGGLVGQEVVKACSGKFHPLVQFFYFDSVESLPMEPLDPNDLRPLNSRYDAQISVFGSKLQKKLEDAKVFVVGSGALGCEFLKNLALMGVCCGDEGKMTITDDDVIEKSNLTRQFLFRDWNIGQAKSTVASSAATLINSRLHVEALQNRASPESENVFHDTFWENLSVVINALDNVNARLYIDQRCVYFQKPLLESGTLGALCNIQTVIPHLTKNYGATRDPPEKQAPMCTVHSFPHNIDHCLTWARSEFEGLLEKTPTEVNAYLSSPSEYISAMKKAGDAQARDILERVLECLDKDKCDTFQDCITWARLKYDRIYLLLLLLNRIVLNIYQKFLICIVCDYRFEDYFVNRVKQLTYTFPEDALTSSGAPFWSAPKRFPRPVHFSNEDSSHINFVLAAAILRAETFAIPVPDWVKSPAKLADAVDKVIVPDFMPRRDAKIVTDEKATSLSTASMDDAVVIDELVMRLESCKQKLPVGYKMNPIQFEKDDDSNFHMDMIAGLANMRARNYSIPEVDKLKAKFIAGRIIPAIATSTAMATGFVCLELYKVLDGHHKLEDYRDTFVNLATPFFSMAEPAAATSVKHRDLSWTVWDRWVLRGDPTLRKFLQWLKDKGLNAYSISYGSCLLYNSMFPRHADRMDRKMVDLVRDVAKAELPPYRRHFDVVVACEDEDDNDVDIPLVSVYFE